From the Candidatus Rokuibacteriota bacterium genome, the window GACAGCGCGGGCAGTTCATGGAGCCTCCGACCTCACTCAGCCGGTGCCTCGAACGCGCTCACTGTATCCCAGCGCGAAGCCCTTGACAACCCCGGCGAGAACGCGGACTATACGCAATCGTCGAATCCTTCTGAGCCGGAGGAGCACCATGGCGGAGCAGATTCCGACCGGAGCCGTCCACCACTTCCGCCTCACCGTGAGTGACGTCGATCGGGCGTGCGCCTTCTACACCTCGGTGCTAGGTTTCCGGAAGGTCATGGACCTCAATTCAGGCGTCTTCCTCACCAACGGCACGATCGGCCTCGGCCTCGGCCCAAGCCCGGACCAGAGCCGCGCGATCAAGGACGACCGCTTCGACGAGAACCGCGTGGGCCTCGACCACCTGAGCTTCTCGGTCGCCTCCAGGGTA encodes:
- a CDS encoding VOC family protein, with amino-acid sequence MAEQIPTGAVHHFRLTVSDVDRACAFYTSVLGFRKVMDLNSGVFLTNGTIGLGLGPSPDQSRAIKDDRFDENRVGLDHLSFSVASRVQLEAAVRVLDTHGVPHGEIKDLGEAFRLYIVAFRDPDNVQLELSAPYSK